ttaGCGTTAGTTTATAAGTCGTCTtgtgatatattgtatagtatttaagttagttttcttattcgtgataTGTTGACACTCATTTTTCTGTTAGTTTATCAATTCTTTTGCGATATACCTTTGTTCATTTTTTTAGCTGTAGGTTCGTCATGATCTATCTATGCCTTGAATGTTTTTGGAAATTTTGAAGTAAAAGTACGAAGAAAATTTGAGGTGGTTAGATACGTTTAGCCAATTTGATAAACTATGAGTTTAAAGTTATTAAATTAAGGTGAAAACAGTTAACCAACTTACTGACTTTTAATTAGGGATGGGCTTTTTTCCCAAATACCCATACTCGTATCCATACCCGTACCGATTTTAGGTATTTGGTACATGTATCGATacccagttttattgattttggtattcggtACTTTCGGTATTGGTACGTGTACGGGTAAAAAcaggtactggtaccgaattttaTGTAGACCTTTAAAGgtttttttgtattatgttttatttcgtattatgttttatttcgtATTATGGTATTTATAGTATTCGTATTGATTATACCTATATGGTACCCGTATCGTATTGGTATTCATACCAATTTAACCTATTTGGTACTCGTATTATATTGGTACTCGTACTATATTGGTGCTCatgtcaattttacctatttagtactCGTACAAGTGCAAAAAAACTAAATACAAACAAAATGGTACCAAAACGGGTACCGTACCAAAAATACCCGTACCGTGCCTATATATTTGGTACGGTATTTGGTACCCAATTTTGTTCAAATTCGGTACCAGTATTTTCGGTAACAGTAAGGGTATAGATACGGGTACTGTACCAATCCCATCCCTACTTGTAATGTCAAATATTGATGGATATACTAATTTGTTTCTTTAAGTTTTGGAACCTTTCGAAGTTAACTTGAAAAATAAGAAGTCTGCAGTCACCCCATCTAAGAAGAAACAATGTGCTTCCTTCCATCGATACCGAAAGATTGTTAATCTTGATCAGAACTCGACTTATTGGATTCTAAAGCTCATTGATTCAAGAAGTTTCTCTGAAGATGAATTGGAAAGGGTGCATGATATATTAAAAAACACTATGGTGCGTTATTTTGATGATAAAAACTCTCAACTGAAACCCAATTCTTGAAAGAAATATTCAGGAGGAGGTCGTGGGTTGGTCAACATTTCTTCGGGTTTCTTGTTGACAAATGTGCCGGTGCAAAGTCAAAGTTTAGGCAAGTTGAAGCActcgaattgatattggaaatatTGAAGCCGTATGTTTTGGCCAACAAGGATGGAAATGATGAAGGGAAAGAGATGATAAGTGTTCATTTTTCTCGACTCGGTAATTTGATCAAGGTACTGGTGACGAATATGCCTGAAAAGCAAGCGAAACGTGCCGAAGTGCGAAAGTTATGTGTAAGATTTTTACTTATTTAACCACCTAAAAACGGGCCGGCACAATTTCTTGAATCTTTGGATTCCGAAGTGTTAGAAAACAAAGATATTGTAAGATCAATATTGCATCTCTCCCATTTTGGCATCTCCTAAATTAAATTCAATTATGGACCGTTGTCCTTTCAATCAAGGATTTCCAGCCATATTTTTTATTCCTATTTCTATGAATTGTCTCACCAACCATCTATATATATTGTATCTCTTCCTTTGTAATATATTAACGAATTCTCAATAATAAGAATCAATCCTTCAACACTCTATACCTTGTATTGAaaacatggtatcagagcggtGTCATCGATCTTAACCCgctcattttcattttttttcttttacaaagCCAATCCTGTCAATCCGTTTCTCTTCAATAACCAAGCATGTCGGATGAAAACAACAATGATCTTGCATTGCAGATCACCAATCTCCTCAAAAATAGTATCAACAACCAAACTCAACCCCAAAAACAGAGCCTTTCCGACTCTTTAAAAATCAGCCTCAAACTGAATAGTCAGAACTATGCCTTGTGGTCTCGAATGATTCGAGTCGCAATCGGCGGCAAATCGAAGCATCTCTTGAGCCATTTAACGGGAGATCCGAAACCTCCGGAGCCAAACGACACCCAATACGAACAATGGGAACAAGATGACTTAGTCGTGTTCTCATGGTTGATTCAGAATATCGAACCCGCCCTAGCCAGTAACCTAACCGAATTCCCGACAGCCAAAACACTGTGGGATGCGTTAGTCACAACATACAGTAGCGGGAAAGACAAACTCCAAACCTTTGATCTTCACGTAAAATCGAACGGTATTAAACAGAATGGTTCTCCGTTGGAGGATTTCTGGATCATTATGCAGGGAGTTTGGGGAGAGATTGAAAGGAGAGACCCGAACCCTATGACGTGTGCTGCTGACATAGCCACATACAACAAACTCCGGTCAGAACAGAAGCTTTTCCAGTTCTTGAACGCCCTTGACCGACAATATGACCCGATAAAGAGGGAGATTCTCCGGTGGGACCCGCTACCCTCGGCTGAAGGCGCCTACGCCGCCGTTCGGAAAGTAATGGCACATCAGGGAATCTTAGGAACCACTGATAACTCATCTTCCCCAAGCGGTGTGGCGGCAGGATTGAATACCAACAGGTCATCTGAACCAGAAAGTCTAGGTTTTTTGACGAAAGGGCGAACGAACCAGAAAAACTCTACTCTTGGATCATCATCCCGGATTGACAAAACGAAACTTAAATGCGATCATTGTGGCAAAAATAAACACACCAAGAGCCAGTGCTTTGAACTCGTCGGCTATCCAGAATGGTGGAACGACGGTCACAAAAAGGGAAATAAGGAAGGGGGTAAAGCTGCTGCAACCATCGGGAAAACGGAGGAGCCTGAACATAGAGGTGGCGGCGAACAAAGAAGCACTGCCTTTGGAGGCTTCACTTCCACAGATGATATTGCAGAGAACGAGGAAGGAGGTAAAGGGTTTGAGACTTTATTCTCAGGCCCTTCTAAAATTGCTTTTAACAATTCTAGTCACCACTCTATTGATTTTAATATTTTTGATTATGATATTTCAAAAATAGCAAACAACCTAATGGAAAAAAATGGGTATTACGATACTGGACAAAAGTGGGTAACAAAAACAAATGTACCTTTTTATCAAACTAATGTTTTGGAAAAAATCATTAACCAAGAAAAAGGTAGAGGTGGGACCAGAATAATTAATGAAAAATATGGGCAAGTAAATGTAGCCCAAAGTTATGCAAAACTTAATCATTCTTGGATATTTGACTGCGGTGCTACCGATACTATGACTTTTGATGTATCGGATATAATATCACAATCTAAACCTAGAGTTAACTACATTAAAACCGCTAATGGGGGAAGCGCTCCTGTAAAAGGAGAAGGGACAATTGAGATCTCGCCAACTTTAAAGCTCTCAAATTGTCTTTATGTTCCTTCTTTGTCACACAAATTATTATCTATCAGTCACGTCACAAAAGAATTAAATTGCACTGTTTTGATGCACCCTACTTTTTGTATCCTTCAGGATATCAGGACGGGAACGATAACGTCGGGGATTATACTATGTGAAGGAAGTGACTCAACATGGGAATGTGATGCTTGCACACGGAACTATGGGTAGAGAAGCTTGGCTTTGGCATAGGAGATTAGGGCACCCATCTATCGGttatttacatcttttatttccgAAATTATTTCCTTCAAATAAACCATTAACTTGTGAGACTTGTGTCTTGGCTAAGAGCCGTAGACACACATATAAATTTAATAACACGAAAGTTGGTTTTCCTTTTTCACTTATCCATTCGGATGTTTGGGGACCAGCAGAAGTTGTTGGAGGACAAAATTTTCgatattttgttctttttattGATGATTGCACTCGTATGACATGaatatattttctaaaaaataaatcagaagttttcaataaatttACTATGTTTTACACCATGATACAAACACAATACAAGATCAACATCCAAACTCTTCGATCTGATAATGGGGGGAGTTTGTAAATGAGTCAATGAAACTTTTTTATCAAAACAAAGGAATTATTCACCAAACGGCTTGTCCACATACTCCTGAACAAAATGGGACCGTTGAAAGAAAAAACCGTATTCTCTTGGAAATAGCTCGAGCCCTCCTAATAGAATCTCGGGTCCCTAAGTCTTTTTGGCCCGAAGCTATAGCGACTGCCACTTATCTTATTAATAGACTTCCCACCAAAGCCCTTGATCTTAAAACCCCCTTAAAAACTTTGTCCAACTTTACAAAACTCCCACCTACCCTCACACTTGAACCACGGGTATTTGGATGTTCCGCCTTTGTCCATATACCTAAAACAGATCGAGGGAAACTCGGCCCCTGtgctgaaaaatgtgttttttttaggTTATGGTATCAACCAGAAAGGATACCGTTGTTATAGCCCGAAAAGACGTCATATGTACACCACCATGGATTGCGACTTCCTTGAAACCGAATTTTTCTACACCGCCCAACACAATGGTCAGGGGGAGAGTGACATTGACACATTGAGTTGGCTAAAATTGTTTCCATCATCACAAGAAGTTGTTCACAATACCCATGATGAGTCATCGACTTCTCAAGAAACCGACGAATCAACATCAACCAGTGCCACTAACCAAGATCCTCCTATCTTGGTACCCGAACCTGAGGCTAGCAACTCTCAAACCTTTGATATACATGAGTCTCACAATGATGATACCACTTATATTTCTCATGATCTTCAAGATAATATATCTAATAACCATGAGATACATGCAGAACAACATATGCAGGAAGAACCAGTACAAGGAGAAACTGTGGAAAAATATGTTTTACCTCCTAGAGCCAATAGAGGCGTCCCTCCAAAACGCTACTCTCCAGAAAGAGAAACAAAGTCATCTAGGTACCCCATGGCAAACATTACCAAAGGTAACTTATCCAAAGAAGCACAAGCCTTTACTTCATCCTTATATGACGAAGAAATTCCCAACTCTGTGGAACAAGCCTTAAACTCACAGAACTGGAAAGAAGCAATGGAAGAAGAAATGAGAGCGCTTATAAAGAATGAGACATGGGATAAGAGTGCTCTCCCTCCTGATAAGAAACCCGTAGGATGTCGTTGGGTCTTCACAATTAAACACAAACCAGATGGAACCATTGAAAGGTATAAAGCCCGTCTTGTTGCAAAAGGATACACCCAAACGTATGGGATTGACTACTCAGAGACCTTCTCCCCAGTAGCAAAGATTAATACAATTCGTGTTCTTTTCTCCATTGCTGCAAATGAAGGATGGCCTCTTCACCAATTTGATGTTAAGAACGCCTTCTTACACGGAGAATTAAGAGAAGAAGTTTATATGGAACCACCACCCGGGTTCACAAGAAATTTCGGGGCAAAAGAAGTATGTCGTTTGAAAAAATCACTTTATGGTCTCAAACAATCCCCTCGAGCTTGGTTTGGTAGATTCACTATAGCCATGAAGAAATATGGATACCAACAAAGCAATTGTGATCATACATTGTTCCTTAAACGAAGAGGTAAACTTATAACTTGTTTAattatatatgttgatgacatgatCGTTACAGGaaatgatgaggaagaaatgagAGAGTTGAAGGCAAACcttttcaatgattttgaaatgaaAGACTTGGGTAGACTTAAGTACTTCCTCGGAATTGAGATACTAAGGTCTAGACGAGGGATCTTCATCTGCCAGAAAAAGTACATTCTCGACCTCCTGGCCGAGACCGGAATGGTTGACTGCAAGC
The sequence above is drawn from the Helianthus annuus cultivar XRQ/B chromosome 12, HanXRQr2.0-SUNRISE, whole genome shotgun sequence genome and encodes:
- the LOC110889107 gene encoding uncharacterized protein LOC110889107, producing the protein MSDENNNDLALQITNLLKNSINNQTQPQKQSLSDSLKISLKLNSQNYALWSRMIRVAIGGKSKHLLSHLTGDPKPPEPNDTQYEQWEQDDLVVFSWLIQNIEPALASNLTEFPTAKTLWDALVTTYSSGKDKLQTFDLHVKSNGIKQNGSPLEDFWIIMQGVWGEIERRDPNPMTCAADIATYNKLRSEQKLFQFLNALDRQYDPIKREILRWDPLPSAEGAYAAVRKVMAHQGILGTTDNSSSPSGVAAGLNTNRSSEPESLGFLTKGRTNQKNSTLGSSSRIDKTKLKCDHCGKNKHTKSQCFELVGYPEWWNDGHKKGNKEGGKAAATIGKTEEPEHRGGGEQRSTAFGGFTSTDDIAENEEGGKGFETLFSGPSKIAFNNSSHHSIDFNIFDYDISKIANNLMEKNGYYDTGQKWVTKTNVPFYQTNVLEKIINQEKGRGGTRIINEKYGQVNVAQSYAKLNHSWIFDCGATDTMTFDVSDIISQSKPRVNYIKTANGGSAPVKGEGTIEISPTLKLSNCLYVPSLSHKLLSISHVTKELNCTVLMHPTFCILQDIRTGTITSGIILCEGSDSTWECDACTRNYG